One Setaria italica strain Yugu1 chromosome II, Setaria_italica_v2.0, whole genome shotgun sequence DNA segment encodes these proteins:
- the LOC101774793 gene encoding uncharacterized protein LOC101774793 isoform X2 has translation MFPMASSSSSSPPLSLLLIRALPSKPLLLSRHRKPFPYPKSGRIAVARAQQRLLRLPETGRWGRSWRRGGGFPCFSYNANNESPPPSDKSSDNWRILQRWDVPWEWQTVVLSMVGCGVSSVTVVVLGVIFGITNTFRPFPDDVFRYDIKEPFKLKNGWLLWAGVGLFGAIISIGLTGAAMTYLNGEPPERETDSLVLLLPLIGSSTTSTAFLVGITGVLAPLLEETLFRGFLMVSLTKWFPTPVCVLVSAAVFALAHLTPGQFPQLFILGVALGFSYAQTRNLLTPITIHAFWNSGVILLLTFLQLQGYDIKELLGAS, from the exons ATGTTTCCGATGGcatcctcctcatcgtcgtcgccgccgctctcgcttCTCCTTATCCGGGCGCTCCCGTCCaaacccctcctcctctcgaGGCACAGGAAGCCATTTCCCTATCCAAAATCTGGCCGCATAGCAGTTGCACGAGCACAGCAGCGGTTACTGCGGTTGCCGGAGACCGGCCGGTGggggaggagctggaggaggggCGGAGGCTTCCCGTGTTTCTCGTATAATGCCAACAACGAAAGCCCCCCTCCTTCGGATAAG AGTTCAGACAACTGGCGAATCCTTCAGCGGTGGGATGTGCCATGGGAGTGGCAAACTGTTGTGCTCAGCATGGTAGGCTGTGGGGTAAG TAGCGTGACAGTAGTTGTGCTTGGCGTTATATTTGGCATCACCAATACTTTTCGACCATTCCCAGATGATGTATTTCGTTATG ATATTAAAGAACCATTCAAGCTGAAGAATGGATGGCTTTTGTGGGCTGGAGTTGGCCTTTTTGGAGCAATAATTTCTATTGGTTTAACCGGAGCTGCTATGACTTATCTGAATGGTGAACCTCCTGAGAGAGAG ACTGATTCGCTAGTTCTTTTGTTGCCCCTGATTGGCTCATCCACTACCAG CACTGCCTTTTTGGTGGGAATTACTGGAGTTTTAGCACCACTTCTGGAGGAGACTTTGTTTCGAGGATTTCTAATGGTGTCCTTGACTAAGTG GTTTCCGACTCCAGTTTGTGTACTTGTCAGTGCTGCTGTATTTGCCCTTGCTCATCTGACTCCTGGACAATTTCCACAGCTGTTTATACTTG GTGTTGCACTGGGGTTTTCGTATGCTCAAACCCGCAATCTTCTAACTCCTATCACAATACACGCATTTTGGAACTCGGGAGTAATATTACTGCTCACCTTTCTTCAG CTGCAAGGATATGACATCAAGGAGCTGTTGGGGGCATCGTGA
- the LOC101774793 gene encoding uncharacterized protein LOC101774793 isoform X1, with protein MFPMASSSSSSPPLSLLLIRALPSKPLLLSRHRKPFPYPKSGRIAVARAQQRLLRLPETGRWGRSWRRGGGFPCFSYNANNESPPPSDKSSDNWRILQRWDVPWEWQTVVLSMVGCGVSFVLTGLVEQSALQYVGFKALEATIDEKAEILFLGQLSVTVVVLGVIFGITNTFRPFPDDVFRYDIKEPFKLKNGWLLWAGVGLFGAIISIGLTGAAMTYLNGEPPERETDSLVLLLPLIGSSTTSTAFLVGITGVLAPLLEETLFRGFLMVSLTKWFPTPVCVLVSAAVFALAHLTPGQFPQLFILGVALGFSYAQTRNLLTPITIHAFWNSGVILLLTFLQLQGYDIKELLGAS; from the exons ATGTTTCCGATGGcatcctcctcatcgtcgtcgccgccgctctcgcttCTCCTTATCCGGGCGCTCCCGTCCaaacccctcctcctctcgaGGCACAGGAAGCCATTTCCCTATCCAAAATCTGGCCGCATAGCAGTTGCACGAGCACAGCAGCGGTTACTGCGGTTGCCGGAGACCGGCCGGTGggggaggagctggaggaggggCGGAGGCTTCCCGTGTTTCTCGTATAATGCCAACAACGAAAGCCCCCCTCCTTCGGATAAG AGTTCAGACAACTGGCGAATCCTTCAGCGGTGGGATGTGCCATGGGAGTGGCAAACTGTTGTGCTCAGCATGGTAGGCTGTGGGGTAAG CTTTGTTTTAACAGGATTGGTTGAGCAATCCGCTTTGCAATATGTGGGGTTTAAAGCTCTGGAGGCAACTATAGATGAGAAGGCAGAAATATTGTTTCTTGGGCAACT TAGCGTGACAGTAGTTGTGCTTGGCGTTATATTTGGCATCACCAATACTTTTCGACCATTCCCAGATGATGTATTTCGTTATG ATATTAAAGAACCATTCAAGCTGAAGAATGGATGGCTTTTGTGGGCTGGAGTTGGCCTTTTTGGAGCAATAATTTCTATTGGTTTAACCGGAGCTGCTATGACTTATCTGAATGGTGAACCTCCTGAGAGAGAG ACTGATTCGCTAGTTCTTTTGTTGCCCCTGATTGGCTCATCCACTACCAG CACTGCCTTTTTGGTGGGAATTACTGGAGTTTTAGCACCACTTCTGGAGGAGACTTTGTTTCGAGGATTTCTAATGGTGTCCTTGACTAAGTG GTTTCCGACTCCAGTTTGTGTACTTGTCAGTGCTGCTGTATTTGCCCTTGCTCATCTGACTCCTGGACAATTTCCACAGCTGTTTATACTTG GTGTTGCACTGGGGTTTTCGTATGCTCAAACCCGCAATCTTCTAACTCCTATCACAATACACGCATTTTGGAACTCGGGAGTAATATTACTGCTCACCTTTCTTCAG CTGCAAGGATATGACATCAAGGAGCTGTTGGGGGCATCGTGA
- the LOC101775463 gene encoding pentatricopeptide repeat-containing protein At1g74600, chloroplastic, producing the protein MPPPRPRLPASAPARAIYASSASPAARAHHPLDGMPRRGAADRLSHLPAALADFIRTRAAGAGGRGPCRYSYGSSIAACATSAAPLAFAEQLYCAAWKDGLSRDAYVCSAAVDLLAKHGRLEDALRAFEDGDRGSVVCWNAAISGTARNGEHALGIEMFCDMVRGSSCGPNSFTYSGVLSACAAGAVLGVGRAVHGMVVRCDPGYDVFVGTSIVNMYVKCSEMGAAMNEFWRMPIRNVVSWTTAIAGFVQEEDPTSAMLLLREMVRSGVAINKYTATSILLACAQMSMIQEANQVHGMIMKTELYLDHVVKEALISTYAYVGAIELCEKVFQEVGTVSNRSIWSAFISGVSSHSLQRSILLLRRMLSQGLRPNDKCYASLFSFVDSTELGKQLHSLVIKDGFVQAVLVGSALSTMYSRCNDLKDSYKVFEEMQERDEVSWTSMVAGFATHGHSGEAFQVFRDMIVDGFTPDDVSLRPILSACNKPEYLLKGKEVHGHVFRVYGGTTSINHFLVSMYSKCRDLKSAQRIFYATQCKDQDMLSSMISGYATNGYSEEAISLFQLMFTTGFRIDRFVCSSIISVCADMARPFYGKLLHGYAAKVGILSDLSVGSSLVKLYSKSGNLDDSRKVFDEISAPDLVTWTSIIDGYAQHGSSQDALVMFDLMIRHGVKPDPVVLVSVLSACVRNGLVEEGFKHFNSMRTVYGVEPVLHHYCCMVDLLGRSGRLAEAKSFIESMPVKPDFMVWSTLLAACRVHDDAVLGRFVENKIREENYDSGCFATLSNIRANSGDWDGVMEIRKSVKDGKKEPGWSML; encoded by the coding sequence ATGCCCCCACCGCGGCCCCGCCTCCCCGCCTCGGCCCCAGCCCGCGCCATCTACGCGTCCTCAgcctcccccgccgcgcgcgcccaccACCCGCTCGACGGAAtgccgcgccgcggcgccgcggacCGCCTCTCGCACCTCCCGGCCGCGCTCGCGGATTTCATCCGAACGCgtgcggcgggggcgggaggCCGCGGCCCGTGCCGGTACTCCTACGGGAGCTCCATCGCCGCctgcgccacctccgccgcgccgctcgccttCGCCGAGCAGCTCTACTGCGCCGCCTGGAAGGACGGGCTCTCGCGGGACGCCTACGTATGCAGCGCCGCGGTCGACCTGCTCGCGAAGCACGGCCGCCTGGAGGACGCGCTGCGGGCGTTCGAGGACGGGGACCGCGGCAGCGTTGTCTGCTGGAACGCGGCCATCTCCGGGACGGCGCGCAACGGTGAGCACGCGCTCGGCATCGAGATGTTCTGTGACATGGTGAGGGGGTCCTCTTGCGGGCCCAACTCGTTCACGTACTCTGGGGTGCTCAGTGCGTGCGCGGCCGGTGCAGTGTTGGGGGTTGGGAGGGCGGTGCATGGCATGGTGGTCAGGTGTGATCCCGGGTACGATGTCTTCGTTGGGACATCGATTGTTAACATGTATGTGAAATGCAGCGAGATGGGTGCTGCCATGAATGAGTTCTGGAGGATGCCAATCCGGAATGTGGTTTCATGGACAACTGCAATCGCTGGTTTTGTGCAGGAGGAGGATCCAACAAGTGCCATGCTACTGCTCAGGGAAATGGTGCGGAGCGGCGTGGCGATTAACAAATACACTGCTACGAGCATATTGCTCGCCTGTGCTCAGATGTCCATGATACAGGAGGCTAACCAGGTGCATGGCATGATTATGAAGACTGAGCTGTACTTGGATCATGTTGTCAAGGAAGCTTTGATTTCCACATATGCATATGTTGGGGCTATTGAGCTGTGTGAGAAGGTGTTTCAAGAAGTTGGCACAGTTAGCAACAGAAGCATCTGGTCAGCTTTCATATCCGGGGTTAGCAGCCATAGCCTACAAAGATCAATTCTGTTGTTAAGGAGGATGCTATCTCAGGGCCTGAGACCAAATGACAAATGCTATGCTTCTCTTTTCAGTTTCGTTGATTCAACTGAGCTTGGCAAACAGCTGCATTCATTGGTCATAAAAGATGGGTTTGTTCAGGCTGTTCTTGTGGGAAGTGCACTCTCCACCATGTACTCCAGATGTAATGATTTGAAGGATAGCTACAAGGTCTTTGAAGAGATGCAGGAACGGGATGAAGTGTCATGGACATCAATGGTTGCTGGTTTTGCAACACATGGTCATTCAGGTGAGGCATTCCAGGTGTTCAGGGATATGATTGTTGATGGTTTTACACCAGATGATGTGTCGTTACGTCCCATTCTATCAGCCTGTAACAAACCAGAGTATTTGCTCAAAGGGAAGGAAGTTCATGGACATGTCTTTCGTGTCTATGGAGGAACCACATCCATTAACCATTTCCTTGTTTCCATGTACTCCAAATGTCGAGATTTAAAATCAGCTCAAAGAATTTTTTATGCAACTCAATGCAAAGACCAGGACATGTTATCTTCAATGATATCTGGATACGCTACAAATGGTTATAGTGAGGAGGCAATCTCATTGTTTCAGCTTATGTTTACAACTGGTTTTCGAATAGATAGATTTGTATGCTCATCAATTATTAGCGTCTGTGCTGACATGGCAAGACCATTCTATGGTAAACTATTACACGGGTATGCAGCTAAAGTAGGCATACTATCTGACCTGTCCGTGGGCAGTTCTCTTGTGAAGCTATACTCCAAAAGCGGCAACCTGGATGATTCTCGTAAAGTTTTTGATGAAATAAGTGCCCCTGATTTAGTTACTTGGACATCTATAATTGATGGATACGCTCAGCATGGAAGCAGTCAGGATGCTTTGGTGATGTTTGATTTGATGATTAGACATGGAGTTAAACCAGACCCTGTTGTACTTGTGAGTGTTTTGTCTGCTTGTGTCCGTAATGGTTTGGTTGAAGAAGGCTTCAAACATTTTAATTCAATGAGAACTGTGTATGGGGTTGAGCCAGTGTTGCACCACTACTGCTGTATGGTTGATTTACTTGGTCGATCTGGGAGGCTTGCAGAGGCGAAAAGTTTTATTGAGAGTATGCCTGTAAAACCTGACTTTATGGTGTGGAGCACACTGCTTGCTGCTTGCAGGGTTCATGATGATGCTGTACTTGGACGTTTTGTAGAAAATAAGATCCGTGAAGAAAATTATGATTCAGGGTGTTTTGCTACTCTTTCAAACATTCGAGCAAATTCTGGAGACTGGGACGGAGTAATGGAAATAAGGAAATCAGTCAAGGATGGGAAGAAAGAACCTGGATGGAGTATGTTGTAA
- the LOC101774391 gene encoding activating signal cointegrator 1: MATSASTSGEWLKGALQELRERKGSELDFDADLVSSLVSFCELASPPDAASYLENFIGKEAAQDIIQEYLRRRGHIGSSNGTESSQSSNLQPYVKPSADAPTAQTKKQTRIQKDAASSSNQSSKSQPETGESRLASKRGPKKKAAKAISLAEAAKGSIVFKQGKPCSCQARQHNLVSNCLSCGKIVCEQEGEGPCSFCGALVLKEGSTYAGLSDVGLPLSEAEAAAEAYAKRLVDYDRNAAARTKVYDDQSDYFEMEGNSWLSSKEKSVLQKQQEEAQEAAENQKGKVVVTFDLVGRKVIMNKDGATELETEHPIMRPPEEKDQSHRIQPNPSIREQPVFIETGPVKPKTDRARQSKRLAKNGLCLEVTGRLQHDDKDLQSILSGKVKKGDHLAYSSFGQAREGNDVECSQDFD; this comes from the exons atggcgacgtCGGCGAGCACGTCCGGCGAGTGGCTGAAGGGCGCCCTACAGGAGCTTCGGGAGCGTAAGGGGAGCGAGCTGGATTTCGATGCTGACCTCGTCTCGAGCCTCGTCTCCTTCTGCGAGCTCGCGTCTCCCCCCGACGCCGCCAGCTACCTCGAG AATTTTATTGGAAAAGAAGCTGCTCAGGACATTATTCAGGAGTACTTGCGAAGGAGGGGTCACATTGGTTCCTCAAATGGAACTGAAAGCTCGCAATCATCTAACCTTCAGCCTTATGTTAAGCCATCAGCTGATGCACCGACTGCACAGACAAAGAAACAAACACGCATACAAAAAGATGCCGCATCTTCTTCTAATCAGAGTTCCAAGAGTCAACCAGAAACTGGAGAATCCCGACTTGCTTCCAAGAGAGGTCCAAAAAAGAAAGCAGCAAAGGCCATTTCCCTCGCTGAAGCAGCAAAGGGTTCCATTGTCTTCAAGCAGGGGAAACCTTGTTCATGCCAAGCACGGCAGCATAACCTTGTTAGCAACTGCTTATCATGTGGCAAGATTGTGTGTGAACAAGAGGGCGAGGGACCCTGTAGCTTCTGTGGTGCACTGGTCTTGAAGGAAGGTAGTACATATGCAGGTTTAAGTGATGTTGGACTACCTCTTTCAGAAGCAGAAGCTGCAGCTGAAGCATATGCAAAGAGGCTTGTTGACTATGACAGGAACGCTGCTGCAAGGACTAAAGTTTATGATGACCAAAGTGACTATTTTGAAATGGAAGGAAACAGTTGGCTCTCGTCAAAG GAAAAGTCAGTCCTACAGAAGCAGCAAGAGGAAGCTCAGGAAGCAGCTGAAAACCAGAAGGGGAAAGTGGTTGTTACATTTGATTTGGTGGGCCGTAAG GTGATTATGAACAAGGATGGAGCCACTGAGCTGGAGACAGAGCACCCAATCATGAGACCACCTGAAGAGAAGGATCAGAGCCACCGCATACAGCCCAACCCCTCAATCAGAGAGCAACCTGTGTTCATCGAAACAGGTCCAGTGAAGCCCAAAACTGACCGAGCAAGACAGAGTAAGAGACTTGCCAAGAATGGTCTGTGCCTGGAGGTAACCGGCAGGCTGCAGCATGATGACAAGGACCTGCAGAGCATTCTGAGTGGCAAGGTGAAGAAAGGTGATCACTTGGCTTACAGTTCCTTTGGTCAGGCACGCGAAGGGAACGACGTCGAATGCTCCCAAGATTTTGATTGA
- the LOC101776281 gene encoding 60S ribosomal protein L34 — MVQRLTYRKRHSYATKSNQTRVVKTPGGKLVYQYTKKRASGPKCPVTGKKIQGIPHLRPAEYKRSRLSRNRRTVNRPYGGVLSGTAVRERIIRAFLVEEQKIVKKVLKIQKTKDKTATK; from the exons GTCTGACCTACCGGAAGCGGCACAGCTATGCCACCAAGTCCAACCAGACGCGGGTCGTCAAGACCCCAG GTGGCAAGCTCGTGTACCAGTACACCAAGAAGAGAGCCAGCGGGCCCAAGTGCCCCGTGACTGGGAAGAAGATCCAGGGG ATTCCCCACCTCAGGCCTGCTGAGTACAAGAGGTCCAGGTTGTCCAGGAACCGCAGAACTGTGAACCGTCCCTATGGTGGAGTGCTCTCAGGAACTGCAGTTAGAGAAAG GATCATCCGTGCTTTCCTGGTTGAAGAGCAGAAGATTGTGAAGAAGGTGTTGAAAATACAGAAGACCAAAGACAAGACTGCCACAAAGTAA
- the LOC101775876 gene encoding putative NAC domain-containing protein 94 encodes MDERADMDKSDEVLLPGFRFHPTDEELVGFYLKRKIQQKPLSIELIRQLDIYKYDPWDLPKLASTGEKEWYFYCPRDRKYRNSARPNRVTVAGFWKATGTDRPIYSSEGTKCIGLKKSLVFYKGRAAKGIKTDWMMHEYRMPSLSDPSIPKTPKDKSIPANDAWSICRIFKKPSSVAQRVSSHSWGPQSIATTTPELLSALQSIQASHFALESSSCSANQFNSQQCFQGRQQQKLNSSQDGSSCKVINFNRSLSLPQLSEKDTHSSPIILPFETQSLEKSSAVTSVLLSMAPEIVSSMNEALPNTEMEQLEPSYGYTDDWGIDANGAIGDKDDDPYTRKPVHVHSSGTECGIPRKIKFPFDLGVDSPDDWTSSIPCDSLPCPPPPTEMSNSSSTEKYYA; translated from the exons ATGGATGAGAGAGCTGATATGGACAAGTCAGACGAGGTCCTCCTTCCTGGTTTTCGGTTCCATCCTACAGATGAAGAGCTCGTTGGCTTTTATCTCAAGAGAAAGATTCAACAAAAACCTCTGTCCATAGAGCTCATCAGGCAGTTGGACATCTATAAATATGATCCATGGGATCTCCCAA AACTTGCAAGCACCGGGGAAAAAGAATGGTACTTTTACTGCCCAAGGGACCGAAAGTATCGGAACAGTGCTAGACCAAATAGAGTCACAGTAGCTGGATTCTGGAAAGCAACAGGAACAGATAGGCCAATATACTCTTCTGAAGGAACAAAATGCATAGGCCTGAAGAAGTCTCTTGTCTTTTACAAAGGGAGAGCAGCAAAAGGGATCAAGACAGATTGGATGATGCATGAGTACAGGATGCCTTCTCTCAGTGATCCCTCAATTCCTAAAACACCAAAAGACAAAAGTATTCCAGCCAAT GATGCATGGTCTATTTGCAGGATATTTAAAAAGCCTAGCTCTGTGGCACAAAGAGTGTCGTCTCACTCCTGGGGTCCTCAATCAATTGCAACGACAACACCAGAGCTGCTATCTGCTTTGCAGTCCATACAAGCTTCCCATTTTGCTTTGGAAAGCTCATCATGCTCAGCAAATCAATTCAATAGCCAACAATGTTTCCAGGggcggcagcagcagaagcTCAACAGTTCACAAGATGGCTCTTCATGTAAAGTTATTAACTTTAACCGCAGTCTATCTTTACCTCAGCTGTCAGAGAAAGACACCCATAGCAGTCCGATCATCTTGCCATTTGAAACACAATCACTGGAGAAATCATCAGCTGTCACATCAGTGCTTCTAAGCATGGCCCCTGAAATAGTCAGTAGCATGAATGAAGCTTTGCCAAACACAGAGATGGAACAGCTTGAACCATCCTATGGATACACAGATGATTGGGGTATAGATGCAAATGGAGCTATTGGAGATAAAgatgatgacccatatacaaGAAAACCTGTTCATGTACACAGTTCAGGCACTGAGTGTGGAATTCCACGAAAAATAAAATTCCCATTTGATTTAGGGGTGGATTCACCAGATGATTGGACCAGCAGCATACCATGTGATTCTCTCCCTTGCCCCCCACCACCCACAGAAATGTCAAATAGCAGTTCCACTGAAAAATATTATGCATAG